Below is a genomic region from Flavobacterium ginsengisoli.
TCGGCAGTTTTATTTAGCGTATTAGTGATTTTAAAAGAATTGTCTTCGGCTAGTTTTTGCACTTGTTTGATTACAAAGAAAAACAATAGGACAAATAAAACTCCAACGACAAAAGCGAGTGTAATAAGAAACCATGGCTTTTCGCCAATTGTAGCATAAAATGAAATGCCTGTCCAGCTAAAACCTAAAAGAAAGTTGATTAGATTTCTTAACGAGAAAAGCTGAAAATCGCCATCGTGAACATGTGCATCAAAATCGGTATCGAAACCATCGGCAATGTCAAGGCCCGAAAAAGTAATAATGGTTTGAATAAGAAAAATTAAACTTGTTGGAATCGCGATGTACCAAAAAGATTTAAGCAACGTAGGTAAACTGTCTAATAGCTCCATAATTTTCAGTTTTTCGAATAACTTTTGGCGCTAATATCTCATTTTTTTTGTAAGAAAACTAATTTTAAAGAAAAATGTGCTTTACAGTATTTGTAGAATAAAAAAAGCGTGAAATCAATAAAGAATTTCACGCTTTTATTTTTTAAGCCACTAAAATTTTACTGCAGGCCTTCTGAATTTGTTTATCCGAAAACGGTTCTAGTGTTTCGGCAAGCATTTCACTGGTTTTGATGCATTCCATCATTTTTGATCTTAGCTCTTTGTCATCTCCCAAATCTGTTTCAAGAATTCGCTTGAAAATTTCAGACAGATAATGGGGCTGTTCTCTAAAATCTCCTTCAAACCATAAGTCTGAAAGGAATTTTGCCATTGATGGCATTACATCGTGATGTGTTGGTTTTTGATTTTCCTCTGTCATGATCGAAAATTTTAAACGCACGAAACCCTCATTTTAGGTGTGACAAAATATTCAAAAGAATAGATCAAGGGCAGTTTCCTGCTCCAGCACCATGATGAGGGTTTCGCTTATCGTTACTCTAAATAAGTTTATTATCGAAAGTCTCTTAAATATTTTGTCAGTACAAACGTACAAATATAAATTTGAAAGAAACAATAAAATGTAAGAATTTTATTTAGTTAATGTTGTCATTTCGAGGAACGAGAAATCTTCGCGAGAGGCTCTACAAAGATTGGATTCTCATTGCGGAGTTACTTGCGAAGATTTCTCGTTCCTCGAAATGACAAACTATATGTTTAGTATGTAAAATCAGTTTAGTTTACTGTCGCTCCATTCGGTGCATCAGCATCTGGATTTACAAAAACCAATTTTCCTTCAGCGTTTGTTGTCATTAAAATCATTCCCTGACTTTCAACACCACGTAAAGCTCTTGGAGCAAGGTTTGCTAATACAGAAACACGTTTTCCGATGATTTCTTCTGGCGAAAAACTCTCAGCAATTCCTGAAACAATCGTACGAACATCAATTCCTGTATCTACTTTAAGAACCAAAAGTTTGTTTGCTTTTGGCATTTTTTCAGCCTCAAGAATAGTTCCGATACGAATATCCATTTTCGCAAAATCCTCAAACTGAATTAAATCTTTTTGCGGATCTGGTTGTTTGCTCTCAGCCAAATTAGCTGTTTTTGTTGCTTCCAATTTATCTATTTGTTTTTGTATTTCTTCGTCTTCGATTTTAGCAAAAAGTAATTCTGCTTCACCAATTTTATGTCCTGCTGGCAATAAATCTGAATGCTCAGAAATATCATTCCAACCTAATGTTTTATCCAAAATAACATCTGTAGCTCCAGGATGGTTTTCTTTTAAGAATTTGCTGAATCCTTTAAAGTGTTCTTTCAAATCACCTAAATTTAAGATTCTTGACAATTTAGCCGCTGTGAATGGTAAAAACGGCTCAGCTAAAACGCTTAAAGCAGCTGGCAATTTGCAAGGCCACATACATTTGAGTTTTTACACGCTCTGGATTGTCTTTCATAACTTTCCAAGGCTCTTCGTCTGCAAGATATTTATTTCCTAAACGAGCCACATTCATCAATTCGCCCAAAGCTTCACGGAATCTGTAACGCTCAACCGAGCTTGAAATCACAGCCGGATACGCTTTTAATTCTGCCAAAGTTTGTTCGTCAACTTCTGTAAATTCGTTTGGCGTCGGGATAACTCCTTCGTAATATTTGTTGGTTAAAACCACAACACGATTTACGAAGTTTCCGAAAACAGCAACCAATTCGTTGTTATTTCTAGCTTGGAAATCTTTCCAAGTAAAGTCGTTATCTTTTGTTTCAGGAGCGTTAGATGTTAAAGCATAACGCAAAACATCTTGCTTATCTGGGAACTCTTCTAAATACTCGTGCAACCAAACCGCCCAGTTTTTAGAAGTCGAAAGCTTGTTTCCTTCCAAATTCAAGAACTCATTTGCTGGAACGTTGTCTGGTAAAATATAGCTTCCTTCAGCTTTTAACATCGCTGGGAAAATGATACAGTGGAAAACAATATTGTCTTTTCCGATAAAGTGAACTAATTTAGTGTCTTGGTCTTTCCAATACGGTTCCCAATCTTTTCCTTCGCGCGCTGCCCATTCTTTTGTAGAAGAAATGTAACCGATAGGTGCATCAAACCAAACATAAAGTTTTTTGCCTTCGGCACCTTCAACAGGAACATCAATTCCCCAATCTAAGTCACGTGTTACGGCACGAGGTTCTAAACCTGCGTCGATCCAAGATTTTACTTGTCCATAAACGTTGGTTTTCCAGTCGCTTTTATGCCCAACTAAAATCCACTCAGTTAAAAAATCAGTATATCTGTCTAAAGGTAAAAACCAGTGTTTTGTTTCTTTAAGAATTGGAGTTTCTCCAGTAATAGTCGATTTTGGATTGATCAAATCAGTCGCGTTCAAAGTCGATCCGCATTTTTCGCACTGATCTCCGTAAGCTTCTGGATTATCACATTTCGGACAAGTACCGACAACAAAACGATCTGCTAAAAACTGATTTGCTTTTGCATCGTACAATTGTTCTGTCACTTCTTCGATAAAATCTCCTTTATCATACAATGTTCTAAAGAATTCCGAAGCCGTATCATGGTGAATTTTCGCCGAAGTTCTTGAGTAATTATTGAATGAAATTCCGAAATCTTCAAAAGATTTGCGGATAATTCCATCATATTTATCAATAACTTGCTGTGGTGTAACTCCTTCTTTTTTAGCTTTCATAGAGATTGCAACCCCGTGTTCATCGCTTCCGCAAATAAATGCTACATCTTTTCCTTGCAATCTTAAATATCTGGAATATATATCTGCAGGCACGTAAACCCCAGCCAAATGCCCAATATGAATAGGCCCGTTGGTGTAAGGCAATGCCGCCGTGATCGTATATCTCTTTGGATCTTGTATCATAATTCAATTTTATTGAGTGCAAAAATAAGCAATAGAATTGAGATTTTAATATTACACGGAGATTCGCAGAGTTTTTCCTAGAGATTCGTTAAGATTTTTGCCACGAAGGCACTAAGACACGAAGTTTTTTTATTGCCATAGATTAAAAGGATTAAAAGATTTTTAAATATGAATTGCCTCCAGCTTTAGCTGGAGGTTAATAATGTAAAGTTGTGAGGCTTTAGCCAAACGCTCATTTTTTGGCTAAAGCCATTTTATTGAATCACTATTATGACATCCAGCTAAAGCTGGACGCAATTCAAAAAATCATTTTTAATCCTTTTAATCTGTGGCATATTTTACTTATGGTCTTTTTGACTATATTTGAAAAAAATATCAAAAACATGAAGAAAATATATCTAACCATTTTAATATTGTTTGTGTATTGCGGTTATTCTCAATCACAATCAGAAAAAAGTTTAAAGCAAGGACAATATTCAAACCCGATTTTTGCGGGTGACTATCCAGATCCTAGTTTGTTGCGCGACGGAAAAGATTATTATGTCGTTCATTCTTCTTTTGATTATTATCCCGGGCTTTTAATTTGGCACTCAACCGATTTAATGAATTGGGAACCTGTAACCAATGCACTTCATAAATATGTTGGAGCCGTTTGGGCGCCAGATTTAATCAAATACAACAATAAATATTACATCTATTTTCCTGCGAATAATACCAATTTTGTAGTTACTGCAGATTCTATTAACGGACCTTGGAGCGAACCAGTAGATTTGAAAATTGGCAACATAGATCCTGGACACGTAACAGATGATAAAGGAAACCGCTTTTTATATTTCAGTAACGGCGGTTATGTGGCTTTATCAAAAGACGGACTTTCGGTAACCAGCGAATTAAAACATGTTTATGACGGTTGGAAAATTCCGCGCGAATGGAGTATTGAATGTTTTTGTATGGAAGGACCAAAATTATTCAAGCGCGGAGAATACTATTATTTGACCGTTGCCGAAGGTGGAACCGCTGGGCCAGCGACAAGCCATATGGTGATTTCGGCAAGATCAAAATCGCCTTTGGGACCTTGGGAAAACTCACCACATAACCCGATTGTTCGCACGAACAACAGTTCTGAAACTTGGTGGTCAAAAGGACACAGCACTGTTTTTGAAGATGCAAACGGAAAATGGTGGATGATTTTTCATGGTTATGAAAAAGACTATTATAACTTAGGCCGTCAAACTTTGTTACAACCTGTGGAATGGACAAAAGACGGTTGGTATAAAATTTCTGATAACATTCAAACTGATAAACCGATTGCAAAACCTGAGGGAAAGACGCTTCCTGAGTTTTCTTTGAGCGATAATTTTGGAGGTTCGGCCTTAAAGCCACAATGGAAGTTTTATAATGAAGTGGAAAATTCAAGATTTAAAGTGGCTAACAATACTTTGACAATTGAAGGAAAAGGCGATGGAGTAGGAAACAGTTCTCCGCTAGTAGTTGTACCGGGTGGACATTCTTATTCTGCAGAAGTTGAAATGGAAATTGAAGGTGAAGCAACTGGCGGATTGGTGCTTTTTTACGATAATAAATATTACTCAGGGATTTTAGCCGATCAAAATAACATTTTGGCCAATTTGAGAGGATGGCAGTTTCCAACGGAGAAAAATACGCATGCGCGAAAAGTCTTTCTTAAACTGAAAAACATTAAAAACACTGTAGATATGTTTTACAGTATTGATGGAAAAGACTGGAAAAAAATCGAAAACTCTGTAGAAGTTTCAGGATACAATCATAATGTTTTGAGTGGATTTTTGGGATTAAGGATTGGTCTTTGCTCTATTGGAAAAGGAAGTGTGAAGTTTAAGAATTTTGTTTACAAGGCGCTTTAGTTTTTTTTCTGCCACAAAGGCGCTAAGGTGCAAAGATTTTTTATTAAGAATCTAAGTTTTTTAAGTTAGTCATCTGTGCTAATGTGCTTAAATCTTTTAATCCCGATAGCTATCGGGAGCGTGAAACAATAAAACTTTGTGCCTTCGCGTCTTCGTGGCAAAACCCACATAAAATAGAACCAGTTTAAACTACGTTTCGAGCTTATAAATGAGAATATATTTCGTAATCTTTGCAGCGGAAAAAAACAAATTTATGAGCAAGACTAAATTAATCATCAATAAAAATGGTTCTATCAAAATTGAAGGAGATTTTGAAATCATGGATCCAGAAGGAGCACTTTACGGTTTACAAGGAAGACAAGCGCTTGGACTTTGTCGTTGCGGACATTCTTCAAACAAGCCATTTTGCGATGGGGCACACAGAAACAACTTCGAACACGATTCAAAGGCTTTCGATTTACCGCCAATGAAAACGAACTAAGAAGTTCTATAGTTTTAAATATTTGAAACCGCATTCTGCCAGATGCGGTTTTTTTGTTTGATTTAATAAACGATGCAGTTTTTGGTTTTTAAATAAAAACCTTGACTTTTTATGCTTTTCAGTTGCCCCAAAGAATCAATAGAAACCAGAAATGATTCTTTAGATTCAGGACAGCTAATATATTTCATGACTTTTAAATCATAACCATTTTTTGTTTTGAGATAACCATTTCCTTTTGGATTATATGGGTCAATATCAAAATCTTGAATTTTAGCAATTAGAAAAGCTTCTTCTGGGTTATCAATTTTATTTATATAAGTGATTAATTCTTCTTTTTTTAAAACATAGTTCCATTTATTATTATCGAAATAAATTATAGTGTAACTACAACTCATAGGTTGACAACCCGTGAAAAAACCACTTTGGATGGGTTGGTAATTGTTTTTTTGTTTTAGCTTTTTATCTCCCTTGTAAAATATCACTTTAGGAGTAAGTGGCAGAGAAAAGTTAATTTCCCAATAAGCATATTCTTTATTAGGATTGATCTTTTTTAGCAAACTTTCAACATCTGCTTCTTTCGAAGTTAGAGGTTGGTATTTTGTGTCCTTGCAAGATATCAGAACCAGAAAGATCAATAGAATAATTTTTTTCATGAATATTTCGGCATTAAATATAAAGTTCTCCTTTCATGGTTATAATCGAAGAACCTCCAACCAAAATATCTTCCTGACGATTCATAACTTCAATCAAAGAGGCCTGTTTTAGTTTGACACCTTGAAGAATTTTATATTCTTTATCAGATTTAGTGAATTTCTTTTCTGTTAAAAATCCAATTAAAGGTCCCGCGGCCGTTCCTGTTGCAGGATCTTCATTAATTCCGATTATCGGATTAAAGAATCTTGTTTCAACGATATGATCTAGGCCTTCATCTGCTGGAGCGAAACAATAAAAACCTTCAAAATTATATTCTTTAGAGATCTGAATTAAGAGCTGATTGTCTGGAACAAAGCTGTTTAATATTTGGCTATTCTTTATCGGAACCATTGTATGGGCAACTTCTGTTTTAACTATTGTCGGGACAAAAGAATTTACATCCAAGTCCTCAATTTTTAAACCTAGCGCCACCGCAATTCTATATGTTGGGATTTCCTGTTTGATCACAGCCGATTTCTGGTGCATTTTAACAACCGGAAAAAAAGTATCCAAATCAAAACTTACCGTTACCGGAATTGCCGAATGATTCATAATTACAAAAGGTTCACTTTCGTTTTGTTCATCAAAAATTGGCATTCCTTTTAAAAGAGCGCCACAAACTGCACCCAATAAATTATGGCCTGCACCGTCGATTTCGATTCCGGTTGGGGTAAATGAGCGAACAACAAGTGCTTTTTCTCTTGTAGAATAATAAACAAAAGAAGTTTCAGAATAGCCAAATTCTTTAGAAATATCCTGATAGGTTTCTAATTTTAAATTTCCATCTGTAAAAACAACCGAAAGCGGATTTCCTTTGTAACTTTCGTTTGAGAATACGTCTAATACGTAATATTCTAATGCTTTTCTTCCCCCCATATTTTCTTGTTTTTAAGCTTAACCCTCTCTTAAAGGAATAAAATTACGCTTTATTCTTGTATTTCATAAACACGTTTTATTTTTCAAGGTTATTTTAAGATTACTGTTTAATTAAAAATTTGTTTCTAATTCAGAAAATAAAATCAGAAAAAGTTAAAAATCAATGAACAAGCATTTTAGTTTGAATTAATTCAAGTAATTTTAAACTTTAAAAAATAATGTTGTTATTTTTATGATGGTTAAGAGACTTTCGATAGGATTCTTTTTTCTTTTTCTAGTCAATGAGGGAGTTGCTCAAAATAAGATTAATCTATTTTCTGAGATTAACTATAACTCAATTCCTGCGGTCAATTTGAGTGAATACAAATCGGTTCAGGATCGAGACAGCCGACTCCAAAACCCTAATATTGCTTTGGGAGTTGCTATTTCTGGCGGAGGATCTAGAGCGCAGTTTTTTAGTATGGGCGTTCTTTTAGGTTTGGAAGAAATTCAAGAAGATAACTCGAGCCGTAATTTTCTTAATGAAATAGATTATTTTTCGACTGTTTCTGGAGGCTGTTACTCGGCAGGTTATTATTTGACCATTCTGAAAAACAAATTGCAATATGATAATTGCAGTTTTAACGAATTTTATTTTTCTAAAGCCGATGCTTTCAAATCAGATGTCAATAAATCGGCTACTATTTTTTCTCTTTTAAATAACAGCAGAAACGAAAAAGGAGAAAAAATTTCGATGGCACAACGGCTTGATCTGGAAGTTTTGCAATATGATAGCGCTAACCCAGAAAATCAGAATAAGTTTAAGACTCAAATGTTATTGTCTGATTTCTTTATTCCAAAAGACAGCAAACTTAATCCGCAATTGCCAATTATGGTAGCAAATGGAACGGCTTATAATAATGGAGAACGATTTCCATTCATGCCACACATTATTCGTGCTTTAAAAATTGATGCGTCTTTGGCTCCTAATAAAGCTTCACTTTCGCTTGACGAAAACCATATCAATAACGGTTACGACTTTCCGCTGACTTATGCAATTACGGCAAGTTCTGCTTTTCCTGGTATTCTTCCTAAGACCAAATTCGGAATCAAAAATCAAGATAAAATTTTATGCGTTATTGATGGTGGTGCGTCTGATAATATGGGATATGAAACCTTAATAGAACTGCTTCACAACGATTCTAAAGTGAAAGATAAGAATAAAAAAGCGCTTTTTATTGATTGTTTAGGGCAAGGAAAAAAAGCACCTTTTATAAATGATGAAAAGATTAGGTTGCTTTCTTTGTTAGAGACTGCTTCTTTGTATACGGTTCAAACTAGATATATGACTTTTGAAAAAGATGTCGAAAATGTGCTGGATAAATACAAAATCCCGACTTCAAATTATCAAGTAATTGGTTTTACAACTTTGCGTGATTATTTAATAACCTTGAAAAAAGATAAGGCTTACGAAGAGTTAGTAAAACAATTAAAAGATACTGATGATGAAGGCTGCAAGTTGGCTGAAACTTCACGATGATTTTCGAGCCAAATTGATTGCAAAGTTTGGTATGGACAGTTTTAAAAAAGATAAATTTGGTGAACCCCAATTGTCTAGTTTGGATAGAGAAAAGTTTAAAGATTTTGATGCAAGCGAACTTTTAATGCTTTATGAGTATGCTTCGCATGTTGAAACCAAATTAAAAATAACCCCAGAAGAAAAAGAAATGCTATTACTGTCTGGGCGTTTTGCGGTTTTTTTGAAAACCAATGAACTGAAAAACTTGTTAGTAGAAAATAAAGGAATTTAGCTATTGCTCAAAAATAACCTTTTTGTCTGTTTTGTCTGTTTTAATGATATCGTAAGGTCTTGATAGCTTTAAAGTGCTATTGCCATTTTTTAGTTTTTCTACTTTGACGATAATGGTATTTCGGTTTTCGGTAATTTCGACAATATCTATAGAATGTCCGCCACTGTTTTGGGTTTTGTCTATAACAGCAATGACTTGATATTTACTGAAATCGATGTTTATTTCTTTAAAATCTTTTGATAAATCACTAGAAACATTCATTTCTGTAATTAATTTATCCCAACTTTTTTGATCTTTAATTATTAAATGTCGCGGAGCAAGACTTTTATCATTAGGAAAAGAATCTCCTTTGGCAACTAACGAATATTGTACATCAGAGTTTGGTAAATCATCATTTTCACAACTTGTCAAAACAAGCAGAATGCTAAGAATTAAGATGATCTGTTTCATGATTTTGGTTTTGGTTGCAAAAACTTTTATATAAAGTTTTATCTATATAATCAGATGCATTTGTCTCCAAATAGTTGCGTTAAAGGTGTTTAATTTATTAGCATCTTTATATTAGATAAAGATAACGCTAATTTTGATTAAAGATTGTGCTCAATAACAAATAAAAATAATGCAAATGGTATAATTTTATTTAATATCATTCTCATCCATTAACATTTGTTCTCTTATATAAGTTTGAAACGACTTATTAGTGTAATAAAGTTCTCCGCTTTCGTGCCAAAATTCAACGATTTTACCATCATTCCGATCAAAGTCAAAACCAGAAAAATCGCCAGAAAAATTATCTCCAAAAAACCAAATGTTTGATTTCAATTCGTAGTGATTCTCCAAGCCTAAGTCTTCTAAATTAAATAATGAAGAGGCAATATTAAATTGACAGTTTCTAAAACTTCCCGAACCAACTTCTTGTAAATAAGTAATATAATCTTCGGGTAGTTTTGGAAATTCTGAAAGAAGATCTTCAATTTGATTTACGGTTAAGGCTGTTCTGTTATTGTTGTCTTCTACCTTTTTGAGGAATTCTATTTCTAAATTGTAGTTTATTGCCATAAATTTTAGTCTTCAAGTTCTTTCTTGCAAATATCTATTTCGCGTTGTACTTCTTTTTCCAATTTTGGTAATTCGTTGGTAATCCAATCTTGGCTTTCTTTGCTGAGGTAGTTTTTATTCTCGTCTAGCTTGTACTTCATAGCGCCATTAATCACCGTTATCATTTCTTCGACTTTACATGTGCCGTTTGCAAAGTTTGGATCTATTAAATATTTTAAAATTTCTTTTTCGGACATAGGTTTGTAATACAAAATATGACTGACTAAAGGAAAATAAAAGTAAAAGTAATTATTGGTGTTAGAAGCAAATCGTATTTTGTGTAAGGCTAATATCAAAGAGTCTAATTCTGAATTTGTAGTTTGAAAATTCAACTTTTTTAAAAGATCAAAACAAATTTTGGAGTAAGGCAGTATTTTTCCAACTTCTTCCAGATAAGTAAATGTCTTTTCAAAATTATTACAGTCGTTATTTCCAAAAGAATTCATAAGAGAGCGAATTTTATTTTTCATTTTAAATCTATACAGTAGTCTAAATGATACATTTTTGAGGTCTATTTATTTGGAAGTTTTTAATTGATGGGAAGGGTTTCAGATAGTGCTAAAATACAGTTTTTCTATTTAAAAGAATTAATACATTTTCTGTTATCATTGAGTAAAAAATAGCAAGATAACTATTGTCTTCAGTTTTGTTAATGCTTGAAATAACTAATTTTTCTCTCTTTTTGTTTTTTCAATTTTCAATTAGTTTTACAGTCATCTCGATTATTTGCCGCAACTTTGCAAAACAATCTTTTAAATAAAAACTCAAATGGAATTCGGTAAAATCATAATTTCAGAAACTGCTTCAAAAAGCGAAAACCCGCAAGATGTTGTTAATTCGAATATTTCGGTAATCAATTTAATGAGAGAAGAAAAAATAGACGACGACTTGATTCACGAAGATGCTTTAATGAGTTACTATCTGGATTTTTACGCCTCAAAATATGCGGAAGGTAATTTTTCGAAATTCGTTTATGATTCAGGATGGAATAAAGAATTGAACGAGTTAATTGAAGAAGGCTTAGCTTTAATAGGCGCAGAAAAACATTTGGAATTGTTTAAAGAGCAATGCCGTAAACTGCGTTTGCAAAGCAACATTAAATTAGGAAAATTTCTAAAAGAAAAATACGACACACCAAATGCTTTCAAGGATTTGCTAAACAATAATGCTTATTTTGAATTGGATGAAAACTTGGCAGAGTTGAATGCCGCTTTCTTAAAATCGCATCCTGATACAGAAGTACTTTCGGTAGAAGAAATGTTTAAAACACTGGAAGAATTTGTAGGACACGAAATTAAGAGAGATTAAGTTTTTATTTTTTTGCTGTGGTTTGTAAGAAAATTATATATTTGGAATGCCCTAAATTTTCTAACAAACCAAAGCCTATGAAAAAAACGATTCTTTTAAGTGCCGTTTTGATGTTTCTGTTTTCCTGTGGGAAAAAGGAAAATGTTAAAAACGATGCCGAAGTTCAGTATCAGG
It encodes:
- a CDS encoding NfeD family protein, with product MELLDSLPTLLKSFWYIAIPTSLIFLIQTIITFSGLDIADGFDTDFDAHVHDGDFQLFSLRNLINFLLGFSWTGISFYATIGEKPWFLITLAFVVGVLFVLLFFFVIKQVQKLAEDNSFKITNTLNKTAEVYLTIPENKTGKGKIMISVNGAFHELEAMTENERIPSGSAVKVVKIENNNLLIVETI
- a CDS encoding SMI1/KNR4 family protein, encoding MAINYNLEIEFLKKVEDNNNRTALTVNQIEDLLSEFPKLPEDYITYLQEVGSGSFRNCQFNIASSLFNLEDLGLENHYELKSNIWFFGDNFSGDFSGFDFDRNDGKIVEFWHESGELYYTNKSFQTYIREQMLMDENDIK
- a CDS encoding patatin-like phospholipase family protein; its protein translation is MMVKRLSIGFFFLFLVNEGVAQNKINLFSEINYNSIPAVNLSEYKSVQDRDSRLQNPNIALGVAISGGGSRAQFFSMGVLLGLEEIQEDNSSRNFLNEIDYFSTVSGGCYSAGYYLTILKNKLQYDNCSFNEFYFSKADAFKSDVNKSATIFSLLNNSRNEKGEKISMAQRLDLEVLQYDSANPENQNKFKTQMLLSDFFIPKDSKLNPQLPIMVANGTAYNNGERFPFMPHIIRALKIDASLAPNKASLSLDENHINNGYDFPLTYAITASSAFPGILPKTKFGIKNQDKILCVIDGGASDNMGYETLIELLHNDSKVKDKNKKALFIDCLGQGKKAPFINDEKIRLLSLLETASLYTVQTRYMTFEKDVENVLDKYKIPTSNYQVIGFTTLRDYLITLKKDKAYEELVKQLKDTDDEGCKLAETSR
- a CDS encoding family 43 glycosylhydrolase gives rise to the protein MKKIYLTILILFVYCGYSQSQSEKSLKQGQYSNPIFAGDYPDPSLLRDGKDYYVVHSSFDYYPGLLIWHSTDLMNWEPVTNALHKYVGAVWAPDLIKYNNKYYIYFPANNTNFVVTADSINGPWSEPVDLKIGNIDPGHVTDDKGNRFLYFSNGGYVALSKDGLSVTSELKHVYDGWKIPREWSIECFCMEGPKLFKRGEYYYLTVAEGGTAGPATSHMVISARSKSPLGPWENSPHNPIVRTNNSSETWWSKGHSTVFEDANGKWWMIFHGYEKDYYNLGRQTLLQPVEWTKDGWYKISDNIQTDKPIAKPEGKTLPEFSLSDNFGGSALKPQWKFYNEVENSRFKVANNTLTIEGKGDGVGNSSPLVVVPGGHSYSAEVEMEIEGEATGGLVLFYDNKYYSGILADQNNILANLRGWQFPTEKNTHARKVFLKLKNIKNTVDMFYSIDGKDWKKIENSVEVSGYNHNVLSGFLGLRIGLCSIGKGSVKFKNFVYKAL
- a CDS encoding PhzF family phenazine biosynthesis protein; its protein translation is MGGRKALEYYVLDVFSNESYKGNPLSVVFTDGNLKLETYQDISKEFGYSETSFVYYSTREKALVVRSFTPTGIEIDGAGHNLLGAVCGALLKGMPIFDEQNESEPFVIMNHSAIPVTVSFDLDTFFPVVKMHQKSAVIKQEIPTYRIAVALGLKIEDLDVNSFVPTIVKTEVAHTMVPIKNSQILNSFVPDNQLLIQISKEYNFEGFYCFAPADEGLDHIVETRFFNPIIGINEDPATGTAAGPLIGFLTEKKFTKSDKEYKILQGVKLKQASLIEVMNRQEDILVGGSSIITMKGELYI
- a CDS encoding DMP19 family protein, with amino-acid sequence MEFGKIIISETASKSENPQDVVNSNISVINLMREEKIDDDLIHEDALMSYYLDFYASKYAEGNFSKFVYDSGWNKELNELIEEGLALIGAEKHLELFKEQCRKLRLQSNIKLGKFLKEKYDTPNAFKDLLNNNAYFELDENLAELNAAFLKSHPDTEVLSVEEMFKTLEEFVGHEIKRD
- a CDS encoding CDGSH iron-sulfur domain-containing protein — translated: MSKTKLIINKNGSIKIEGDFEIMDPEGALYGLQGRQALGLCRCGHSSNKPFCDGAHRNNFEHDSKAFDLPPMKTN
- a CDS encoding protease complex subunit PrcB family protein, giving the protein MKQIILILSILLVLTSCENDDLPNSDVQYSLVAKGDSFPNDKSLAPRHLIIKDQKSWDKLITEMNVSSDLSKDFKEINIDFSKYQVIAVIDKTQNSGGHSIDIVEITENRNTIIVKVEKLKNGNSTLKLSRPYDIIKTDKTDKKVIFEQ